A genomic window from Bacteroidota bacterium includes:
- a CDS encoding MDR family MFS transporter, which yields MNQTQTIDDVALNEKNRTKIVIGVMFGVTLAGLDATVVGTAMPTIISVLGGMALYTWVFSAYMLTTAISMPLWGKLSDVYGKKPLFQIAVLFFLIGSILSGASQNMVQLIIFRGVQGIGAGGLAAVSYALIGTIFPPAKRGRGAGALSATWGISSLLGPLTGSFIVTHFDWQWVFFINIPVGILSIIIIHINFKEITQAKRERIDYAGAAIFIASVFSLLMAFLLFGKGSAFFSFNVTGLIMVSVIFIFAFITNEGKFGDPIIRIDYYRDRAFGVGNLLAFLAGFAMYGIISFVPLFVQSIQGGSPLTAGLAIMPMALAWSAASFSAGRLIQKYGEKLFIRLGLVLMATGFLAATFVHYDSSMYFVIIFVSFIGAGMGFNTPAILVTVQNSMNKNVIGVATSSQMLARTLGGTMGVSIMGTTLARSMLVEFSELSKTGKLNSLPEVVQNHFGEPHELLSSHLRGLMQQQDLVTVLSVFTNSLQNVFFVALTIVILGFIVSWLLPKSKV from the coding sequence ATGAATCAAACACAAACTATCGATGATGTTGCTCTGAACGAAAAGAACCGGACAAAGATTGTAATCGGTGTAATGTTCGGCGTAACGCTTGCCGGACTCGATGCTACTGTCGTTGGTACAGCTATGCCTACAATAATTTCGGTTCTTGGAGGTATGGCGCTTTATACTTGGGTCTTCTCGGCTTATATGTTAACTACGGCAATCTCGATGCCCCTCTGGGGCAAGCTGTCGGATGTATATGGAAAGAAACCTCTTTTTCAAATTGCAGTTTTGTTTTTTCTAATCGGTTCAATACTTTCGGGAGCTTCTCAAAATATGGTTCAGTTAATTATATTTAGAGGAGTTCAGGGTATTGGCGCCGGAGGTTTAGCGGCAGTGTCGTACGCATTAATCGGGACCATATTCCCGCCAGCAAAACGAGGACGCGGTGCGGGAGCTTTAAGTGCTACATGGGGAATTTCAAGTCTGTTAGGTCCGCTCACCGGAAGTTTTATAGTTACTCACTTCGATTGGCAGTGGGTATTCTTTATTAATATTCCTGTTGGTATCCTTTCAATCATAATCATTCACATTAATTTTAAAGAAATTACACAGGCAAAAAGAGAACGGATCGATTATGCAGGAGCTGCCATTTTTATTGCGTCAGTGTTTTCGTTATTGATGGCTTTTCTTTTGTTTGGAAAAGGATCGGCTTTCTTCTCGTTCAATGTAACAGGATTAATCATGGTTTCTGTTATTTTCATATTCGCTTTTATTACTAATGAAGGTAAGTTTGGCGATCCGATTATTCGTATCGATTATTATCGGGACCGTGCGTTCGGGGTTGGAAATTTGCTTGCTTTTCTTGCCGGGTTCGCGATGTACGGCATTATCAGTTTTGTGCCATTGTTCGTGCAATCTATTCAGGGGGGAAGTCCGTTAACGGCTGGTTTAGCCATTATGCCGATGGCGCTTGCATGGTCGGCAGCAAGTTTTTCAGCGGGACGCTTAATTCAGAAATACGGCGAAAAATTGTTTATCCGGCTCGGCTTGGTATTGATGGCAACTGGATTTTTAGCGGCAACGTTTGTTCACTACGATTCGTCGATGTATTTTGTAATAATATTTGTATCGTTTATCGGGGCCGGTATGGGTTTCAATACTCCTGCAATTTTAGTTACAGTTCAAAATAGTATGAACAAAAACGTCATCGGTGTAGCAACTTCTTCACAAATGCTCGCAAGAACACTCGGCGGTACTATGGGCGTTAGCATTATGGGCACAACGTTAGCCCGCTCGATGTTGGTTGAATTCAGTGAATTATCAAAAACCGGGAAACTTAATTCACTCCCGGAGGTAGTCCAAAATCATTTCGGCGAGCCTCACGAATTACTTAGTTCCCACTTGCGTGGTCTGATGCAACAACAAGACCTTGTAACGGTTTTATCTGTTTTTACAAATAGTTTGCAAAATGTTTTTTTTGTAGCTTTAACAATAGTGATACTCGGATTTATAGTAAGTTGGTTATTACCAAAATCAAAAGTTTAA
- a CDS encoding PAS domain S-box protein: MNAVTDHYRLFFKESPLPMFVYDVGTLKFLEVNDAALYHYGYSLEEFLQMTILDIRPAEDIPLILEHLKKIYRQIEKSGCWRHLKKDGSIIWVEITAHETIFEGRQARFVLVKDITEQRLMQEAFRLAEEKYRKLVELSLVGIYIIQDGKFLYVNPHLAEITGYSQEEIINTKTIADLVYEDDRELVFQNIQKRFSGEADKIRYSFRGKRKDGNIVFVEVHSTITEFNGKPAIIGTLLDITERKNAEEALRYHYEIGKLIVKISTNFVDLSADEIDIGIERALKEVGEFIDVDRSYVFLFSENMRRMDNTHEWCARGIESEIESLKNVPTAQMPWWIEQITRYNVINIPNVNELPEEAINEKKIFLSQDIKSLICVPLIHGKNLLGFLGFDSVQKKRIWGEEAATSLLMLGEIIANALRRKVVEKQLEKLSSAVKQTGDSVVITDKEGIVEFVNPSFIQLTGYSSEEVIGKKLNVLKSGKHNSKFYKKLWDTICSGKSFQTEIVNRKKDGMLYQQDCTITPIKDGKGEITHFISTARDITERIRIEETRKRLTAILEATTDFVSSADLNHNILFINRAGRKLVGIGEFEAVTNLKIADFHPTWASDIILKVGVPTTLCEGTWHGETALLTRDGNEIPVSQVIIAHKDSSGNVEYISTIVRDITEIKKAEEALRLSEEQYRLLVENQSDLLVKMDLDGRFLFVSQTYCDLFGKTKEELLGSIFMPLVHEEDRNHTAEKMKNLFKPPYTCYVEQRAITKYGWHWLAWSDKAELDENGKVVAIIGSGRDISDSKKAEQEILLANIKLEHLLKEATKRKTELEKLSNDLVFVEERERKKFSRELHDSLGQALTALKINLDLSDTTMQEDILKSKEYIEECRNLVDEAVREVKQISYDLRPSVLDDFGLNAALRLQTSQFQKRVGISTILNLEVEDRRYDPTIETVIYRIVQEILTNIVKHSQANQVSIQLFKRDNVLVLTVSDNGIGFDMDKLTKREEQEAHFGLRNIQERVEFLGGKLYIDSTMGKGTEISVEIVLKEK, translated from the coding sequence ATGAACGCAGTTACAGACCATTATAGATTGTTTTTCAAGGAAAGTCCACTACCAATGTTTGTTTATGATGTAGGGACTTTAAAGTTTCTTGAAGTAAATGATGCGGCTCTGTATCATTACGGTTATTCTCTGGAAGAATTTTTGCAAATGACAATTCTCGATATTCGTCCGGCTGAAGATATTCCATTGATTTTGGAACACCTCAAAAAGATCTATAGGCAAATCGAAAAATCGGGTTGTTGGAGACATTTGAAAAAAGATGGTTCTATTATCTGGGTTGAAATAACAGCGCACGAAACAATATTCGAAGGACGGCAGGCGCGATTTGTATTAGTGAAAGATATCACTGAGCAGCGACTAATGCAGGAGGCTTTTCGGTTAGCGGAAGAAAAATATCGCAAACTTGTTGAACTTTCTCTTGTGGGAATCTATATTATCCAGGATGGGAAATTTTTATATGTGAATCCTCATTTGGCAGAAATTACAGGTTACTCTCAGGAGGAAATAATCAACACCAAAACGATTGCGGACCTTGTTTATGAGGATGACAGGGAATTAGTATTCCAAAACATACAGAAAAGATTTAGTGGTGAAGCCGATAAAATCCGTTATTCATTCCGGGGGAAAAGGAAAGACGGAAATATTGTATTCGTCGAGGTTCACAGCACAATAACTGAATTTAACGGAAAACCGGCAATTATTGGAACACTATTGGATATCACCGAACGTAAAAATGCCGAAGAAGCACTGCGTTACCATTATGAAATCGGGAAATTGATTGTAAAAATTTCTACAAATTTTGTAGATCTTTCTGCCGATGAAATCGATATCGGAATAGAGAGAGCATTGAAAGAAGTTGGTGAATTTATAGATGTTGACCGAAGTTATGTTTTTTTATTTTCTGAAAACATGAGGAGGATGGATAATACACATGAGTGGTGTGCCCGCGGAATTGAATCTGAAATCGAAAGCTTAAAAAATGTTCCGACCGCACAGATGCCTTGGTGGATTGAACAGATTACAAGATACAATGTCATCAACATCCCAAATGTAAACGAGCTCCCTGAAGAAGCAATTAATGAGAAAAAAATTTTCTTATCTCAAGATATAAAATCGTTGATATGTGTTCCGTTAATTCATGGTAAAAATTTATTGGGCTTTTTAGGTTTCGATTCTGTACAGAAAAAAAGAATTTGGGGCGAAGAAGCTGCTACATCATTGTTGATGCTTGGAGAAATTATAGCAAACGCATTACGGAGAAAAGTTGTAGAAAAACAACTTGAAAAACTTTCAAGCGCTGTAAAACAAACAGGCGATAGCGTTGTTATTACAGATAAAGAAGGAATTGTCGAGTTCGTCAATCCCTCGTTTATTCAATTAACAGGATACAGTTCCGAAGAAGTTATAGGTAAAAAACTAAATGTCCTAAAATCGGGTAAACACAATTCAAAATTTTATAAAAAACTTTGGGACACAATTTGCAGTGGAAAATCGTTCCAAACTGAAATTGTTAATCGGAAAAAAGACGGAATGCTTTATCAACAGGATTGTACCATCACACCAATTAAGGATGGTAAAGGCGAGATAACACATTTCATCTCCACTGCCCGTGATATTACAGAACGGATACGGATCGAAGAAACTCGGAAACGACTTACAGCAATTCTCGAAGCAACTACCGACTTTGTATCGAGTGCGGATTTGAATCATAATATTCTATTCATAAATCGTGCTGGCAGAAAACTTGTCGGTATAGGTGAATTTGAAGCGGTAACTAATCTAAAAATAGCTGATTTTCATCCGACATGGGCAAGCGATATTATCTTAAAAGTTGGTGTGCCCACCACATTGTGTGAAGGAACTTGGCATGGCGAAACTGCTTTACTCACTCGTGATGGCAATGAGATACCCGTCTCACAAGTCATAATTGCTCATAAAGATTCATCAGGAAACGTGGAATATATTTCCACTATAGTCCGTGATATAACGGAGATTAAAAAAGCAGAAGAAGCCTTACGTTTAAGCGAAGAGCAATACCGCTTATTGGTTGAAAATCAGTCGGACCTGTTAGTGAAGATGGATTTGGATGGGCGATTCTTGTTTGTCAGCCAGACTTATTGTGATTTGTTCGGAAAAACTAAGGAAGAGTTATTGGGGAGCATCTTTATGCCTTTAGTTCATGAGGAAGACAGAAACCATACTGCTGAAAAGATGAAAAATCTTTTCAAACCGCCTTATACATGCTATGTAGAACAGCGAGCAATTACAAAATACGGCTGGCATTGGCTGGCGTGGTCGGATAAAGCCGAATTAGATGAAAACGGTAAAGTTGTTGCGATAATCGGCAGCGGACGCGATATATCGGACAGCAAAAAGGCAGAACAGGAAATATTATTAGCAAATATAAAATTAGAACACCTGTTAAAAGAAGCCACAAAACGTAAAACGGAGTTAGAAAAATTATCGAATGACCTCGTTTTTGTAGAAGAAAGAGAGCGGAAAAAATTTTCACGTGAATTGCACGATAGTTTGGGGCAAGCGCTAACTGCATTAAAAATAAATTTAGATTTATCCGATACGACTATGCAGGAAGATATCTTGAAATCAAAAGAGTACATTGAGGAATGCCGGAATTTGGTTGACGAAGCAGTTCGTGAAGTAAAGCAAATATCTTACGATTTGAGGCCCTCAGTTTTGGACGACTTCGGATTGAATGCAGCGCTACGACTCCAAACATCGCAATTTCAAAAACGGGTTGGTATTTCGACTATCTTGAATCTTGAAGTAGAAGACCGCCGCTACGATCCCACGATTGAAACTGTCATTTATAGGATTGTGCAAGAAATTTTAACGAATATCGTAAAACACTCGCAAGCTAATCAGGTAAGTATTCAACTTTTTAAACGTGATAATGTTTTAGTCCTAACTGTTTCGGATAACGGGATTGGATTTGATATGGATAAGTTAACTAAACGTGAAGAGCAGGAGGCACATTTCGGATTGAGAAATATTCAGGAGAGAGTTGAATTTTTAGGGGGAAAATTATATATTGACTCTACGATGGGAAAAGGTACAGAAATATCTGTTGAAATTGTGCTGAAAGAGAAATGA
- the nth gene encoding endonuclease III, whose protein sequence is MPSKESFVELKFRIKKIIGVLQKEYPLHGTALTHDSPLELLVATILSAQCTDERVNKVTPQLFKKYKTVKQFAEANITELESIIKSTGFYRAKAKSIINCCRVLIKNYNGNIPKDIIELIKLPGIGRKTANVVLGSAFGIVSGIVVDTHVKRLSERLGFSAQTNPENIEVDLMNIVPQKYWIDFGNYLIWHGRKTCQARKPKCLECCINGFCFSKSKIIK, encoded by the coding sequence ATGCCATCTAAAGAATCATTCGTCGAGTTAAAATTTCGCATCAAAAAAATTATCGGAGTATTACAAAAAGAGTATCCATTACATGGAACTGCTCTTACACACGATAGTCCACTCGAATTATTAGTTGCTACAATATTATCAGCTCAATGCACCGATGAAAGGGTGAATAAAGTAACTCCGCAATTATTTAAAAAGTATAAAACTGTAAAACAATTTGCCGAAGCGAATATTACAGAGCTTGAAAGTATTATAAAGTCGACCGGCTTTTACCGTGCAAAAGCAAAAAGTATAATAAATTGCTGCAGAGTATTAATCAAAAATTATAATGGTAATATACCAAAAGATATTATCGAGCTGATCAAATTACCCGGTATCGGTCGCAAAACTGCCAATGTAGTTTTAGGCAGTGCGTTCGGCATCGTTTCCGGAATTGTAGTTGATACTCATGTAAAAAGACTTTCAGAAAGGCTTGGCTTCTCGGCGCAGACTAATCCCGAAAATATTGAAGTTGATTTGATGAACATCGTTCCGCAAAAATACTGGATTGATTTTGGAAATTATCTGATTTGGCACGGTAGAAAAACTTGCCAGGCTCGTAAACCAAAATGTCTCGAGTGTTGTATCAACGGCTTCTGTTTTTCAAAGTCGAAAATTATTAAATGA